ctgtgcaTCCACCCATCATCCTTTCGTCTTTTTATCTGGTTCTTCATCCATGCTTATATATGTGCATGCATCCCATCTATGCATCCATCCATCCTATATTTTCAGGGAGATACTGAGGACTCAGTCTTTGCTCTCACAGAGCTAACACTGTAGTGGAAGTTACAATGACATAGGTGATGACTGGCTAAGTGCCATGTTGAGGGATGTATCTTGGGTCATGGAAATTCTGAGAGGGGACACCTGACCTGAATTTGAGGCCTCAGAGAACAGTGAAGTTGAGGCTGAGACCTAAAGGCTGATGATAGTTTACAAGATGTGAACAGGAAACAGTGTTCCAGGCCAAGAGTAAAGAGAAGCTGAAGTAATTCTGAGGCTGGAGCCCCAGCCTGGCTGCTCCTggccctcccctctgcccagccAGAGGTATTGAGACATCACCTAGGACTAGAGCAACTTTATAGACCTGGAGCAGAAAAATCATCCTCTAAACCACAAGACTTACTTGAATCCTTATCATTTGTAGATGTGATTGACAAAGCTCTCTGCCTGGCCTCTCACGaggccctcccttccccccactcTAAGTTTAAAATGCTTGTGTGAGTATTTTACTTGGAGGAGCATTTAATGTGACTGATCGTTTACAGCTGAGTCAGGACTCAAACCCTGGTCTGAGGATTCTGCACTCTTTCCAGGGATAGTGAACTAGTCTACAGTGTTTACATCCACAGGGACATCAAGGTGAGTAGACCGAACCTCCGTTTATTTTGCAGGAGAACCCGAGGCCCAGAGGGGAAGGGGCTCATGGCCGTGGTCACAGTCTGAAGCAGAATCAAGTGTGTCCCAAGCATGGTCTTCTCTTTGCCACTCCACGGGCCTGCATTCGCCATGAGCCTGTCCTGACACCCCAGAGAGCTAGGGTATATCTCCAGTGATGCTCTGCACGTGGTGGGACCATGTAAACACTTTTGGGGAGACACAGCCCAAGCAGGGCTCTGGCAGTGGTGAGGGTGGGATCTGGAGCTTGGGCTGGGGTTTGTCCCCAGGATAATGGATTCTGTGCTCTGTGGGGAGCCAAGCGTCTGGGGAGGACCTGCATAGTAGGGGAGGGTTTGGAGGAATGGCATTTTAGATTCCTGCCCAGCCTCTTACAAACTGTGTGCCTTTGGCCTTGTGAACTaaactctcagagcctcagtttcctcatctgcaaagtgggacaATCATGATGGCATCTATCTCATAGGGcagttttgagaattaaatgaagtaatgCATGTGAAATGCttaacagtgcctgacacataagtGCCTCATAAGTGGTAATTACTGTTATTTCTGAGGGGTGGGCAGAATGCATGTGTGGGGTGGGAGTAGGGTAGTGCAGTATATCTGCAGCGTTTCCTGCCATCCAACCTGGAGATGAGCCTAGCTGACTCCAGAAGGGTATGGACACCTGGTCTCCACCCTCAGGTGAGTCAGTGTTGATGGCAAAGTGCCCACGTCCTAGGCCTGACACTGTCCTGTGTATGGGTCATGTCTCTGATCACCCCCCCAGGGACCACATGCTCCGCGGTTGTGTCTCTAGCATTGGGAGGGGGCCTCAGGAAACCATGTATACCTCCTCACCCCGCACCCCTTGGAACCAGTGCAGGACATTTCCCAGGGCAGGGAGAAGAAACCCCCCAACCCCCCGAATTACCTGTGATAGGCACCGCAGGTAGCGAGACACCGCCTTCCGAGCGGGGCTGTTCCTGACCAGCTCATCCTCCTTGCAGGGCACCTTGGCCAGAAAGAGCTGCACCTGACTGGGGGTCATGTTGGTGAAGTCTAGAAACTTCTCAGGGTCCACGGAGCTGCTGAAGGCGCACACGAAGCACTTTCCATCGAGGAGGGCCAGCAGGATCCAGATGACGGGGGCGGCCAGCGCTCTCTGCAGTACAGAGGAGCACATGTACCTGGGAACAGAGGAAGGGAGCGGGAACACAGGGCAGCCAGAATTCAGCTGCAGCAGGAAGGCTACAGGGGGGATGCGAGGATGAACTTCCCAGGATGGTGCGTGGTTACCCCAAAGGGAGGGTTGCAGCTCTCACTGCAGAGGCCCGAGCAGCAGAGGGTTGGGGAGAAGCAGAGCTGGGGTCCTTGGAGCCCTGGGACTGGAACACTGGGGAGCTGGTATTCTTCCTGCCTGAGCCTTTGTAGCAGACTCTGTTAGTGCTCTGCTCAGGCCAGAAGCATCTAGAGCTTTGGTGGGTAGTTTCTATTCACGTGGAGAGCCTGAAGACCTCTGACCTCAGCCCCCTGCATGGCTCTGAGGCTTCAGAGGAGTCCCTGCTCCCAGTGTGGGGTGGCCTGGAGGGTTCACCTCAATCCCAGAGGGCAGGGCCTGGTAGTTTAATGCCCCAGCATCCGGGACCCTCAGTGGGATGATTCTGAAGTGGGTTCTACCCACTCCCTTAGGCCCCTCAAAGGACTGAGCCCCAGTTGCCTCCTTATTATCACTTCTTTCCAGAGCCTGCTTTTGGGGGGACCCTAAACTAAGAGGGTCCTGTGGAATAACCTGCCCAGAGACGGCATTACACACCTCCTGCAGTGTCCAGGGAGCCTCTGATTGTCCCCAGGTGCCTCTTTTGACCTACTATGTCTAGTGGCCTGAATTGGGTGTTGGTCACAGGACAGGAGCTCAGTGGAGCTGGAACCACAAGACTCCAGAGGAAAAGCCTCCCCGCGTGGCTGAATCACAGGGAGCCGGGAGCCCCTGGCAACATTAAAGAGAGGCTGCTTGTGCACAGAATGCAGGTGTTTTTAACTtgcgcgtgtgctcagtcgctcagttgtgtctgactcattgtgaccccaggactgtagcccaccaggctcctctgtccatgggattctccaggcaagaatcctggaatgggttaccacgccctcctccaggggatcttccccactcaggaatcgaacctgggtctcttatgtctcctgcattggcaggctggttgtATACAAAACATAGGATGGTGTGCGctggctgtgtgtatgtgtgtgtgcgtacatGGCCTACCTGGTGGTGAATTATAAATATGTTGTAGGCAGGGGTGGCTCCAGCATTTTCTATGGGGGCAAGGTGGTTAGAAGGTGGAAACAAAGACTTGTTACGAAGTTACATAATATGCCCTTGAGAACACCCCAGTTGTCTACATCAATAGGGGAGAGGAGAAGATCAGAAGTGAACTAAAACCCACCAAGTCCCTCCTACCACTGCCCGTGGATCTAGAGCACTTGGGTATTTTGTCTAAAACACTCAGGGCAGCGGTTCTGGGTTTGATTTGAATCTGAGCCTCTTCCTTGCTGTGGGAGCTCAgccaagtgacttaacctctctgtgcctcaggtcCCCCATCCTTAAAAATGGATCCAAGACAGGAAGAGACCCAGGGCCGAGGTAAGAATTCAGAGGCTGTGCACACACAGTACTTGGCACAGAGCTTGGCTGACTGTTGGCCAGGGAGTATTATGAATTGCTAAATTCTGTcagcttttcttctctctctctctctttttttcggCGGTGTCACATGACTtgcaggatctgagttccctgagcagggattgaacacaggccacagcagtgaaagagtgaaagtgtCGAGCCCTAACCACAGGACGGTCAGGGAATTCCCCATCAGCTTTTCTTGATACAGGGCACCGACCAGGGTCTGAGGACACAGTGATAGCATATGGGGTCTTTGCCCTCCGGGAGCTTGCAGGAGACAGGATGCAGCCTTCAAGCCAACCACGCCTCTCATATGTGCAATATGGTATGCACATCATGGGATGGTCCTTCATGCATGTGGGGAGTTATAATCCATGGCCAGCAGGACAGACATGACCTGGATAATTCTTAGGAGTCCTGTGTCATTCACGCATCTTTATCATTGGGCGTGGGAAGGTGACAGACAACGGGATCAGAAATATCTGTTTCCAGAGTGGAGACTGGCAAATCTGTCTCTGTGAACTGATGGTGCCTTGGTATCATTTTCTGGGGGAGAGCAGGGGGCACATCTGAAAGTAGGGTGCCTGTGGGGGTGCCTGGGGGAGCCCTGACCATACCCATGGGGGTCACTGGGGTTTGGGGAGCCCCTGGCAGTACTTATGCAGTTGGGGGAGCCCCTGACAATGCCCACGGGGAGCTGGAGGGGGGTGGGACCGCACCTGACAATGCCCGGGTCCTTCCTCCGGTGCCCGGCAGGCCGGCGCCACTCCTCCACCATCACCACGGACTGCCGGTTGGCCAGGAGGCCGCAGAGGAATAGGGCGATCGGGGGTGTGAACAGCAGGCCCAGTCCGTAGAGGGCATTGTAGCGCGCCAGGCAGGGGCAGTTGAAGTCAAACGAGGAGTACAGCTTGACGGTGACCATGGCCAGCAGCAGGCAGACGCCATTCATTACCGACTCGGAGCTGGACTGGAAGTGCAGGAAGAGTGTGCGGAATTTATCCATGGCCGCggcctgggtgggggcagggaggcttCAGCTGCCTTCCTGGTCAATGCCACACTGGGGGCAAGCCAGGGGCTGCAAGaggttcttccttctctcccaagGGCCTGAGGGGACCAGGAGGAGACGGCGTCCGGCCAAGGGTGTGAGGCAGAGGCAGGCTCTCTCTACAGGCTCCCAACTGTCCCCTACTGCTCCCCTCCTCTCTGGGAGATGAGTCACTGCTCTGTAACCAGCCAGCCCACAGCACCTCTAGGCAAATGGGCCCCACCCTGTCCTACCATCCCTCCCCAACtgattccttcctttcttcagggtTTGGATACTGATGCTGGACAGCTGGTGGGGCTGCCCGTGGAGGACAGGCAAATTCTGGGTGTGGTTGAGGCCATGGCACTGATGGAGCCAGTTACATTTTCCGGTTCTTGGTTAAGAACATGACTTAGCTCCGCTGAGCCCAGGGAGCTTTCACATTGGTTTTTGTGctgggaggagccaggaggggcGCCTTACTCTGCCTGAAGCCATCCTGCAAGAGAAGTCTCTTGAAGAGCATTGAAACTGTTTCAGTGTTTGCCCGGGTTGGGAAAGGGGAGGCCTTCTAGATGGAGGGTACTGCCTGGTCAAGGGCACGGAGGTGAGAAGCAGCCAGGTATGGGTTGGCAGTTTGGGGTTGCTTGACTGTAGTGTCAGATGGGGGGTGTTGGGACACGGGGTGGGGGCTCAGTGAGTGCCTGCGACTCTTTCCTCCACTTACTCTGCTGCCCTTCAGGTCTGGCCACTGGCCAGCCCAGGTCTCCCTATAAAGCAAAGGTCCCACTACATCACTCCTCTGCTCAAGTGTGGCTGGGCCCCCTCAGCCTCCTTATCGTGACATTCAAGGCCCTCCTGACAGTACTCACAAGTGTCTTCTCACCTCCACACATTTGCAAATGCCTCTTCCCCTGGAGAACCCATGCCCCTTCCTCGCACCTGCTCTGCAAGACGCAACTCGGATGAGGCCTTTCAGCAAGCTGCCCCTGGTGACCTCAGCTCTTGGGAGCCTCTCCTCCCATTTGGCCCTTGGAAAGGCCGCTCCTGCCTGCTGCTCCTGCCTCCCAGGTGTGGGGTGGATCTCCCAGCTAGGATGGGACCTGCACTCACACCTGCTCGTTCCTGCAGCCTCCAGCAGCGTGCCAAGCATACCGCAAGGGCAGCAGAGGTTTGTTCTCTGTGATGTTGACACTCATTCCCCCTGCTTCCGTCTCTAGCTTTGTCCTCTCTGCCCAGGCCTTGACCTGCACCTGCCCCTCTGTCTGCTCCCAGGAAGCAGATGGAACGAAGGTGCTGCCCTgagctctctctgtctctctccctctcgtTCTGCTGGTCTCTCCATCTCTGACTCTGCCTTTCTCTGTGTTGTGACTCTGTGCGTCCCTCGGCGTGTGTGTCTGAGTCTTTCCGagtgtctttctgtctctgtccccCTCTCTGTCCTGCAGTCTCTTCCTATCTATCTTTCCCTCCCCCTCACCTGCAGCCCACCCCACAACACCCCATCTTCCTGGCCCCCAGTCCtgacccaggcagtctgacttaTGGAGGGGAGTGGAGGCAGCCACAGGAACTGCTCCTGGTCATAGATCCATGGGCGTGGCCTGAGCCTGGGCTGGGAGTGGGTGAAGCCCGGGCCCTTCCTCAATCTTCTCCCCTCTATCTCCCTCACTGGCAGCTCAGCGCTGCCCCTGAGCCAAGGAAAACCTCAGGGGCTGGGGTGCCCTTGACTCCACTGACGCCTGCTCCATCCAGCCTGGACCAGTGATGTCATCGGCACTTTGCTCACAGTCACGAGCGCCACTCCCATGAGCCCTCTGGAGCACGGGAGGCAAGTATCTTTCTGAGTCCTTCTGGGCCCAGGGTTGCAGCAACACTCTCCAGTCTCCACAGAGCCCATCGGCACTGTGGCAGCTGCGCTGACCGCCCTTCTTCCTGTAATTTCAAACAACgtttagaaaatggaaatatctccatcttttttttctgattaaacaCACCAttatgaaaaagttaaaaatagagaatATGAAAGTGTCCCCAAGactgccctcccacccccgccccggggCCCCGGAGTCTCCCTGTCACGTATCAGTGTGTGTTGCCCCACACTGGCGTGCCATGCCGTTGGCCTACCCGGCCTTCCTCTGGAGACTCCGGGGACCACTGAGTGAAGCTCTGGGCATGCTACTCACCCGCCCAGGAGCCCCGGGGGTGCTGGGAGAGGGGACTTCCATCTGAGGCCGGTCTCTCCCTTCTCTCAACCCTCATGATACAGGAGGACTTACTGTGTCTCCATTTCAGTTCCTCTGAAAAATGAGAGCCCGGCAGTTTGAgggacccctgctgctgctgctgctgctgctgctgctaagtcacttcagtcgtgtctgactctgtgcgaccccatagatggcagcccaccaggctcccccgtccctgggattctccaggcaagaacactggagtggggtgccatttctggGACCTGCCAAATGAATGCTGTGTAGATCATTTAGCCTGTAGTTTAAGTCAGACTGTCTGCAATATGTCCTGCAAACTTGCTAAGTTATCTGTGCAGTCTCTACCTCTGATGAAGTAGTAACAGACAGAGGCCTGGGTCCCATTCTTTGTAGTTTATCCAGTGATGTGCTGTCAGGACCTGTGTGAGGgaagggtgggggcggggagggagagggCTGGAGTGTGACTctgcagggaggggaaggaagaagggaggggaggggaggagagggagaggagaggcgggggaggggagaggggagacttgaggggagggaggagggaagggagagaggggaggggaggggaagggagggcgaAAGTTCTGGAGAAAACTTTCTAGCCTGTCACTAGCAGAGAACCGCAGCCACCACCACCAGAttcctggggcaggggagggtgcaGGGCCCCGGAGAGGCTGGATGTCCTGACCTGGGTCACACAGCCTTGGTGGGGACAGGGCCAGGAAGGAAGCTGGGCTCCTCCTCTGTGCCTCCCAGCCCTGGTCAGCCTCGGGGCTGCTGCCAGGAGAGGGGACTGTCTGGCTAAGGCTGTGTTTCTCAACCCTGAACCACCTGAGAAcagaggggagagaggtgggCTGAGAGGATCTGAGCACACCTTGCTCCCATTCTactctgagggagaggggagTGGTCAAAGGGCCGCCAGCCAGTCGCCTCTAACCTTGGGAGTCTCCAGAAAAGAATGgacaatgggggcttccctggtcttccagtggttaagattctgtgctcccaacgcaggggaccgggggttggatccctggtcggggaactaaatcccaggtgccacaactaagacctgtgcagccagataaataattttgaaaaagagaaagaacggACAATGCATCTGGGAGAACACTGCAGAAAACTGGGACAAGGTCTCTCCCAGGCCAGCCTGTTCATAGCTCCAACCTCTAGGAGGTGAGACAGCCCTCCCAGGtcagcctgggccctgggcctcACAGGAAAGGAGAACCAACTGGTGTGACTGCACTGGCCCTTGCTGGGTATTTACTGGAAAACACTCAagcaaagaaaaaggcaaaaaggaagcCCAGCACAGCTTAAAGGGATGTTACCTCTCAGGGTGAGCAGCTGGCTTTACATCttaaaaaattctgtattttctaaattgtcTATTTtgtaataatgatttttaaaatttcccaatAAAAACCATAAATGTTTTTTACTGGAAAAACTCAACGGGATTAAGGGACAAGGTAAAAGGGAGGAAGATCACCTTTTGTTGCCTGGAGCTTAGGCCTGCTGAACAAGGAAAGGCAGAAAtagagggaagacagaagaaaGATTTGTTATTCCTGTGTGTGGAAAGCAAATTAACTTGTAGATGTGCTGCAGAATAATGCCTCAGATCTGATTCTTCTAAACTTCCTACCCCACCTTGGGGtgcctcatcttttttttttttttaagatttatttgatgtgaaccatttttaaagtctttactgaatttgttacaatactacttctgtcttatgttttggttttccgGCCtcgaggcacatgggatctcagttccccaaccagggactgaaccagcaccCTGTGcatttggaaggcaaagtcttaaccatgggaccaccagggaagtccccagatcttttaaatctggaaaattttttaaagtcagattttcattttaatgttgaCTTAAATCTATTTAGCACTTttaaatatgtgttaatatgtgttAACTTgcaattcagagaaggcaatggcaccccacttcagtactcttacctggagaatcccaaggacggaggagcctggtaggccgcagtccatggggtcgctaagagtcggacacgactgagcgacttcactttgacttttcactttcatgcattggagaaggaaatggcaacccactccagtgttcttgcctggagaatcccagggacaggggagcctggtgggctgccgtctatggggtcacacagagtcggacacgactgaagcgacttagcagcagcagcagcaacttgcaATTGGAAGATCTTTATAGAATaagtctttggtttctttttttttcctcaatgtGGGGTCTTACAGATATGTTATTGGGGGCCCTccagatttttatttcctttcaaaaggaaaaaggaatctGGGTGttatttgagaaacactggtgtGACTGTTCTTGGAATTCCTGTGATGGAGAGGGCTCTTTAGGACAGGGTGCCCCCTGCTAGGGGAGTCGGTGTgtctgatgtgtgtgtatgtggggcgGTGGTATTTGTGGGGATATGTGTAGTGTGTGTATAAGTGCGTGTGTCTTCAGAAACAAGTGTGGCtgtgtttcttctttctggatGGAGAGCACACCCTCCTGTGAGGTCTCCTTCAGAAGGAAGACACTGGGTGTGTGGCCCACTTTCCTGTCAGGACTGGGAGGCCATTGTTCCCTCGTGTCTCTCAGAGCTGTGGTGCCCTCTCCACCCTTGAGAGACCTGACCCTCTTCTACCAAATGACAGAGGTCTTCTGTGGGATCTGGATGACAGGCCTTTCTGGTCTGTCTctggcagagagagacagagcaaCGTGGCACTTCTGTGGGCTCCACTCTGGTGACTTTGTAGAGTCACACAGCCCTGAGGGGCtgaaaagagaatggaaaaaaaaggggggagacTCTGAAAAATGGCACCGGAACCACTGGCTAACCATTTAGGAAAATGCAGGTGAATTTCTTCACCATCAGAGGCAAGGGAAGGCCGTTGTGAACAGAACACAGAATTCGGTAGTTGTGAAGGAGAAGATGGTTAAAGTGTACCCCACAACTTCTGTGAGCAAAATGCCAATCAGCaaagtaaaaataacaaaaagctgaaaaaatgaattttttcacAAGCTGCACAAAGCCCTATGTCCTTAATTTGTATATGCAGAGGAATCATATAATCAATAAAAAAAGGTGAACAAACCtatgaaaaaatgggcaaaagatgtgAACAGGCTATTCACAGAAAACGAAAGACAAGTGGCCCCAAATCCTGTGAAGATTCTAGTCCTTACTCATAATTAAATATGAATCTGAACATCCAGGTGTCTTTTCAAATTTACCAAGTTGTTAGAAACTAAAAGATTGGTAATACCCAATGTCAGTTCTGATGATGGGAAAATGGCGGCCTTAGGGTCACCGCTGTGCACTTGGTGAGGCCTTCTGTGGGATTTGCGCTTACTTAAACACGGCCACAGGCCAACCCTATCGTGACACCGTGGCCTATTGATGCCTCGTGAAAACTTTCTGCGCACGTTGGATCACCAGTGAGAAGCTGTGCAGAGCCcagcatgatcttcatttccaaGCTGCCACCTATCTCTGCCTTCTAGGCAGCATCCGAGAACATGTGGCCCTTCATTGAGAATTTCATGCCAAGGGGTCTTAGCCGGATGAGGTGTCTAACCagtgcccccctgcagtggaagtacagactCTTAACCGCCAGACCACTATGGAATTACtccagaatttgttttttttaacctgtatttaaatgaacagaaatgatatttataaaatttggtattaggtagggccacccaagacagatggttcatggtggagagttctgacaaaacatggtccactggagaagagaatgacaaaccacttcagtattcttgccttgagaatcccatgaattagtatgaaaaggcaaaaagaaatgacactgaaagatgaactccccaggtcagtaggtgcccaatatgccactggagaagagtggagaaataactccagaaagaatggagagatggagccaaagtgaaaacaatgctcagttgtggatgtgactggtgatggaagtaaaagtttgatgctgtaaagaacagtgttgcataggaacctggaatgttaggtccatgaatcaaggtaaattggaagtggtcaaacaggagatggcaagagtgaacattgatattttaggaatcaatgaactaaaatggactggaatgggcaaatttaattcacatgagcattatatctactactgtgggcaagaattccttagaagaaatggagtagccctcatagtcaactaaagagcccaaaatgcagtacttgggtgcagtctcaaaaatgacagaatgatctccgttcatttccaaggcaagccattcaatatcacagtaatccaaatctatgccccaaccactaatgccaaagaagctgaatggttctatgatgacctacaagaccttctagaactaacactaaaaaaagatgtccttttcaccagaggggactggaatgcaaaagtaggaagtcaagagatacctggagtaacaggcaagtttggccttggagtacaaaatgaagctggccaaaggctaacagagttttgccaagagaacgcactggtcatagcaaacaccctcttccaacaacacaagagacaactcaacacatggacatcaccagatggtcaacaccaaaatcagattgattatattctttgcagccaaagatgaagaagctctatacagtcagcaaaaataagaccaggagcagactgtggctcagatcatgaactccttattgccaaattcagacttaaattgaagaaagcagggaaaaccactagaccattcaggtataacctaaatcaaatcccttaagattatacagtggaagtgacaaatagattcaagggactagatatgatagtgTGCCTGAAggactgtggatggaggtttgtgacattgtacaggaggcatgatcaagaccatccccaagaaaatggaatgcaaaaaggcaaaatggttatctgaggaggcctgacaaataactgagaaaagaagagaagctaaaggcaaaggagaaaatgaaagatatacccatctgaatgcagagttccaaagaatagcaaggagataagaaagcattcctaagtgagcaatgcaaagaaattgaggaaaacaataaaatgggaacttctagagatctcttcaagaaaattagagataccaagggaacaattcacgcaaaggtgggcacaataaagggcagaaactgtatggacctaacagaagcaaaatattgaggtggcaagaatatacagaactatacgaaaaagatcttaaggacccagataatcacgatggtgtgatcactcacctagagccagacatcttggaatgtgaagtcaagtgggccttagaaagcaacactatgaacaaagctagtggaggtgatggaattccagttgagctatttcaaaccctaaaagatgttgctattaaagtgctgcactcaatataccagcaaatttggaaaactcagcaatggccaccggactggaaaaggtcagttttcattccagtcccaaagaaaggcaatgccaaagaatgttcaaactactgcacagttgcactcatctcacacgctagcaaagtgatgctcaaaattctccaagctaggcttcaacagtatgtgaacctcgaacttccagatgttcaagctggatttagaaaaggcagagaaaccagatcaaattgccaacatccattggatcatagaaaaagcaagagagttccagaaaaatatctacttatgtTTTATTGActgtaccaaagcctttgactgtgtggatcacaacaaactggaaaattcctcaagagatgggaataccagaccaccttgcctgcctcctgagaaatctgcatgcaggttaaGAAACTACAGTTAGTTAGTTAGAATCCAGTTAGAACCGGATAAGATCTTAactggaacaacggactggttccaaactgggaaaggagtacatcaaggctgtatattgtcaccctggttatttaacttatatgcagagtacatcatgcgaaatgccgggctggatgaagcacaagctggaatcaagattgctgggagaaatatcaataacctcagatatgtagatgacaccacccttaaggcagaaagtgaagaggaactaaagagcctcttgatgaaagtgaaagaggagagtgaaaagctgagtgctgaagaattgatgcttttgaactgtcatatTGGAAaacacttttgagagtcccctggacagaaaggagatcaaaccagtcaatcctaaaggaaatcagtactgaatattcattggaaggactgatgctaaagctgaaactccaatactttggccatctgatgggatgggaagaaccaactcatttgaaaagaccctgatgctgggaaagattgaaggtaggaggataaggggatgacagaggatgagatagttggatggcatcactgactaaacggacatgagtttgagcaagctccaggagtcggtgatggacagggaagcctggcgtgctgcagtccatgaggttgc
The window above is part of the Bos javanicus breed banteng chromosome 26, ARS-OSU_banteng_1.0, whole genome shotgun sequence genome. Proteins encoded here:
- the CALHM3 gene encoding calcium homeostasis modulator protein 3 codes for the protein MDKFRTLFLHFQSSSESVMNGVCLLLAMVTVKLYSSFDFNCPCLARYNALYGLGLLFTPPIALFLCGLLANRQSVVMVEEWRRPAGHRRKDPGIVRYMCSSVLQRALAAPVIWILLALLDGKCFVCAFSSSVDPEKFLDFTNMTPSQVQLFLAKVPCKEDELVRNSPARKAVSRYLRCLSQAIGWSLTLLLILLAFLARCLRPCFDQTVFLQRRYWSNYVDLEQKLFDETCCEHARDFAHRCVLHFFASMQSEMQARGLRRDSAGRGPEAPERPEPPDGLDGGSGKAHLRAVSSQEQVDRLLSAWYSSKPPLDLTASSGLWGCGLTHRAPTVVPGTRESPHTDV